The following nucleotide sequence is from Zingiber officinale cultivar Zhangliang chromosome 10A, Zo_v1.1, whole genome shotgun sequence.
aattgattcatcaatcgatcagctaatcgattggagttCGCTAAGTTATCCATAGAAgatttctgaatcgatcggttaaTTGATTGGTGTTAGTCAATCGATCAGCAGATCAACTAGGGTGGATAAACGAACGAATAGAAGCTTTCTGGATCGATTCATGTGTGTTCAATTGATTGATCAATGGATTGACACATGTGTGAATCAATTCACATCCATTTTTGATCAATCAAAAGGAGTGTCAATCAATTGATATCCAATACCAATTAATTGATAACTGAATTTAGCTCAGTTTTCAATAATTTCTTCCTGAATTCTTCTTCGCTCTTGCTACCTAGTTGAACCTATACTATTGCCAAAGCGAGAACTATTGGGGAGGCTAGGAGTACTAGTGTAGAGGGATGTATATCCATGCTAAAGGTGATTGGTCCAAAGGAAAATTATTCTTATGTCAGATATATGTTTAAGGAAGCTcataaattaagttaaacttcttGATCATGCACATGGTGTGTTGGCCCAAAGGAAGGGGCACTGTGTGGTTAATTAGAAGCATTATGAGTGATGTTAGAAAACAAAAGCTAACTAAGGAAACTTATGAATAAAGTATCATGCGCATAATgcatcggcccaaaggaagacgaGTTATGTGGCAGATGAAGGTGATCGTGAGTCATTTAGAGCGTATCAATAGCAAGTTACAATTTAGTCCAAACACTTAATGTAATGTTACACTAGATATCCATATTAATGCCCATATAGTAGCATATTTTATTTGTTGCATTTTGTTATTGCACAACTATAAAGATACATGTCTTCATTGCTAAATTAAGCTATGttctttatttttgtttatatagTATTCTCAATGTCTGCTAATTTGAATAATATCTCCATACTTACTGGCACAAAATTTGGATAATGGAAAGAGCATATTACGGTCTTATTGGGCTGCATGGATCTGGACTATGTCTTTAAACATGATCGCCGTGCACCTTTGCCTGATGATTCGACTACAGACCAAAAGGTGAACTTTGACAAGTGGGAGCAATCTAATCACATGAGTCTAATGATCATGAGAATGTCAATTCTGGAATCACAAGGGGTTCAATAACTGAGAAGGAGGATGCTAAACCTTCCTTAAGGAATTAGAAGACCGATTCGCCTCAAACTAAAAGGTTAAGACTACTACACTTCTCACGAAGTTAGTGTCCATGTGGTACACAAGGAAGGGTAACATTAGGGAGTACATCATGGAGAAGTCTAACTTGGTCACAAGGCTTAAGACGCTAAAGTTAGACATGTCTGAAAGTATCCTTGTGAACCTCATCTTAATCTCTCTGTCTACACAGTTCACTCCTTTTGAGATTAGCTATAATACTCAAAAAGAGAAATGGACACTAAATGAGCTCATAGCTTAGTATGTACAAGAAGAAGAGAGATTCATAGGTGAAATATCTAAAAGTGCTCACTATGCATCCTCATCTCAGTATTTgaacaagaaaaggaagaagggtAATGGTAAGAGTAAGGGTAAACAACTTGTAGTGACTAGGGATTCAGGGTATAAGGTGCAAAAGCAATAAGATTCGGACTcaacttatttcttttgtaaaaagaaaGGTCATCTAAAGAAGGATTTCCCTAGATACGCCAACTGACATGCCAAGAAAGATatacttctcaactttgttagttcaaaAGTTAACCTACCTACTGTACCTAATAATACTTGGTGAATAGATACTGATGCAACTACTCACATAAGTAAAACTATGCAAGGTTGCCTCATGAGCCTAATGCCAATTGATCCTGAAAGATTCATCTATATCGGAACGGACAAGAAGGCAAAAGTTGAGGCAATAGGTGTCTTTAGAATTTGTTTGGAGAACAATATACTTTTAAATTTGGAAAATACTTTTGTAGTGTTGTCTTTTAAACgaaacttaatttttatttcatgTTTGGACACATTCGGATACACTTGTTCATTTGGAAATGAAAAGTTTAGTATTTTTCGAAATTCTATCTTGTGTGGTACTGGTTCCTTGATTGACAAGCTATATAGATTGGGCACTGAAACTCATACGGATAATTTTATGATGCATAGTATAGGTGTGAAGCGTGGAGTGACAAATGAGAATTCATCCATATTGTGGCATAGGCATTTAGGCATATCTCTAAAcaacgcctagaaaggttaatgttaCTAGGAATTCTCAATTCCCTTAATATGTCAGATTTTGAAATCTGCATTGAGTGTATCAAGGTGAAAACAACTCATAAAAGTAATAAGGGTTCAAGGCGAAGTAATGGAGTCGTAGAGCTTATACATATGGATATATGTGGATCATTCTCTAAGGCTTCTTGGAATAGTCAATCATACTTTATaagctttatagatgattattcccgATATAAATacttgtaccttattcatgaaaAGTCGCAATCCCTGGACATGTTCAAAATCTTCAAAGTCGAAGttaaaaatcaacttggtaagaagattaagACGGTAAGATTAGAGTGTGGTAGTGAATACTATGGTAGATCTGACGGATTAGGTGAACAACGTCCTGGGCCATTTACAGATTACCTTGCTGAGTGTTGTATTGTGGTGCAATACATCATGCCTGGGACATCTCAGCAGAATGGTATAGTAGAGCCACGAAACCGAACCCTCAAGGACATAGTGAGAAGTATGATTGCATTTTTCTTCTGTATTGGAGTCCTTGTGGGGTGAAGTACTCAAAACTATTGTTTACCTATTCAACAGACTTCCTAGTAAGGTAGTAACAAAAACCTCATACGAGTTATGGACAAGTAGAGCTTATAGTCTTAGGCATCTACATGTCTGGGTTGTCCAACTGAAACTAGGTCCTATAGGTCTAAGGAAAGGAAATTGGACTCAAGAATCGTTAGTTATCATTTTGTAGAATACTCTGAAAACTCAAGAGGTTTCAAGTTCTATAACCCCTTGAATAGATCCTTTTTTGAGGTGGATAATGTCAAATTCATTGAGGATGGTGGGAGTGATAAAGCTAAGAAAATATCATTTGAGGAGAACATTAGTGATCCTACTATGATAACTACTAATGCAGCTGCTAGTGAAATGATTATGATTCCACATATTGTTGAAGCTACACAACCGAAAGAAGTAGTTGGCCATGATAGTCCCATGTCacctccaattcatttggaaggtGTGCCATCTCAAATAGAGGTATTCTCTCCTATGGTTGAGAATGACTCCCAATCACCTCAAGATCAAGTGCCACTAAGAAAATCTATTAAAGAGACGAGATCCACGATgtctcgtgattatgtttatcttcaAGAGTATGAATTTGACATTGGGTTAGAAGATGATCTCACATCATTCCAAGAAATGAAACAGTGTCCTCATCCAGAAAAATGGATCAATGCCATGAAGGAAGAGATGAAGTCTATGGCGGATAACGACGTTTGGGAACTTGTAGAATTGCCTGAAGGTGTGAAACTCGttagttgtaaatggatatttaaaacaaAACAGGATTCACATGGCAATGCCGAAAAGTATAAAGCACGCCTAGTCGCTAAGGGATTCACTTAAAAGGAGGACATCTATTATAAGGAGATTTTTTTCACCGGCTTCAATGAAAGACTCCTTGTAGCTCATTATAATCTAGAGTTACACCAAATGGACATTAAGATTGTGTTTCTCAATGAAAACATTAAAGAAACTATATACATGGTGCAATCAGAGAACTTTGAGTCAGATGACTCAAAGTACCTAGTATGTAAACTAAGGAAGTTCATTTATGATTTAAAGCAAACATCTCGTCAATGGTACCGGAAGTTTGATCAAGTGATTTCTTTATATGGTTTCAAGGAGAATCTGGTTGATCAATGTTTGTATAtcaagttcagtgggagtaaGTTCATTGTACTTGTtcttatgtggatgatatattgcttgcAAGCAATGATACGAGTCTGCTGCtagaaaccaagtcatttctatccaGTAAATTTGAAATAAAGGATCTTGGTGAAGCATCTTTTGTCTTAGGTATACAAATTGTTCGTGATCGTTTAAGGTACACATTTGGACTATCACAAAAGCTTATATAGAAAGGTGCTCATTCGGTATGACATACAGAATTGTGCTCCCGGTGACACTGTGACAACAAAGGTGATAGACTTAGCTTGaaacaatgcccacatcatgaaCAAGAGATCAAAGAAATGCAGCAATTTTCCTATGCATCCGTAGTAGGGTGTTTGATGTATGCTTAGGTATGTACACGTCCGGATCTTGCGTACATTGTGGGGTTGTTGGGCAGGTAtttgagtaaccctggacaaatgCATTGCAAAGTCGTAAAGAGGGTTATGCGATATTTGTAAAATATGAAGGATTACATGCTCACATATCGAAGATCGAGTCATCTAGAGatcattggatattcagactccgaTTTTGCTGGATGCTTAGATAGCAGGAGATCTACCACATGATATATCTTCATGTTGGCGGAAGGGACTATATCATGGAAAAGTCTCAAACAGACGCTAATAGCCACTTTCACTATGAAGGCAGAGTTTATAGCCTGCTATGAAGCTTACAACCACGAGATATGGATGCGGAACCTTATCACAAGATTATAAATCATTGAAGATATTGACAGGCTATTGAGAATCAACTGTGATAATAAAGTTGTAGAATTATATTCCAAAAACAACCACAGTTCGTCGAAGTCTAAACAAATTGACATAAAGTTTTTGGCGGTTAAAAAAAGAGTTCAGAATGGTCAAATAATGATAGAGCATATAAGGATAGATTCCATGTTAGCGGATCCACTCACCAAGGGTTTGCCACCCAAGGTGTTTTATCAGCATATGCTAAATATGGGGGTTCTTCCTTTTGACGAAATACCTATTGTGTAGGAATCTGTATTTTGTGTGATGCTTTATGTTCATAAACATATATTTTTGGCTCATTATATATACTGCAGTTTTTCTTATATGTGTATATGATTTTGACTTTCTTTGACATATGGATGTCATATTTACTATTATAGTTTTGCATTTGGTTGTTGTAAATATGATGTGGACTTCTTTTGGAGTCATAAAGTTGAATCATAATTCACCACTGCAGTTTAGCATAAGGTTCTGGTAAATATGATTTGGATCTGTTTGGGTCATAAAGAGGACTTATGAGAATGGACACTTGTAGATCACATTTCGTGTCATTCTTGTATTACACATCCACATTTGATCTATGTCGTTAATGATAttagtattgtgattactgttagGTCCTATTACAGTTATAGTAGCTATGACTTCTTTAGTTCTGTACTAATTGATTTAATGGATGAGAGTGTTTAAAGGGGTATTTAACCCATAAAATTTGGCATGTTGAGCTCAACTTAGAGGTTGTGTGGTGTATAAAGAATCAAGTATAGCCCAAGTGAGAGATTGTAGGATTAAGACCACATGGGTGGACTAGATCCAATTGAGTTCACATGGGTAAACTTAATCTCCATAAGGTGGACTTACACTTGAttaacacacacacacatctaATTGTCATTAAAGCGACTAAATctaattaagtgatctaatactTAATGCATATAAATAAGATTTGGATTAAATGGATGTGGATTTAATTTGTAGATCCAATAACTCAGTTCATTAACATTGATGGACTGTTAATGATGAATGAGCTTTTATGGTGGATAGTTCCCATAGGTTGTGCCAGGTATAAAAGGGAAGATATAAGGTTCATTAGAGCATGTTGAACCTAACTCTCCTCTTCTACCTTCTTCTCCCCCACTAAGAAGAAACGTGGTGTTCGTCGGCTCGATCCTGTGGAAAACATCCGTTGCGTTCGCGGGATATTCCGGTGACGAGTAAGAGGCTATAGCATTGCGATGGAATCAGTTCAACCATTCATGAGCTATTGTCTCGTTTTCTATtatgctttagagattgatagAAGCAAGATCATGTTGTAGATACATCTTTTAGTTTATATATGATGTATTACAAGTCTTACATAAACATCCTAGGATATCAAATAAGGAGAACAATATAAGAACAATGCAATGGCGAACAAAGATTGTATATCTTCATAAATTTGATATGTGGTTTAGCATGCATCATCAGATGCAGTTTATCAATGCAATAGAATAATTCACTTCCTGCTCAATCTTTTTTCAGAAACCTAGCAAATAACAAGCTAACAGGTTTAGTACCAGATCTGAGTGGAATGAATCACCTCAATTATGTGTAAGGCTTCACAGAATCTCCTTGGGCACTTCCCTAAGTTGACTAAATTAACTTTGATTTAACCCTCGAACACCAACTGTACGATTTTCAGGGATTTGAGCAACAACAGCTTTGATCCCTCAGAAACACCTGCTTGGTTCTCGGAGCTTACATCGCTCACTGCACTGTTAGTTCAACAACTATCCATCATGATTATGAATCAAGCAATGTAGTTGATAACCTGGACTAATGTTTCCATGCTGATTGCTCCAGAGTGATACAATCAGGAGGGCTTTTCGGAGAAGTACCTGAAACACTTTTCAGTTTTCCTCAGTTACGTCTAGTGTAAGTGTCACACCAGGGCATTCATTGGAAAAAGATATTATTCTTACAACAAATAGTGAAATCCATCCTTTTCACAGGATACTGGATTACAATCATTTTAATGGCACCCTTCGACTGGGCACGTCTGTCAGCCAGAAACTAAATCTTGTGAGCTTCAAAAATAATAGTCTCTCAAGACTCCGAGTGACGGGCAATTACAATGAATCCCTGATGTGAGAACACTGATATATAAATTTGTTCATTATGTTTCAATTCAATTTATTCATCAAAACTTTCAGTAATCCATCGCTTATTCCAGACTCCTAGGGAATCCTGTTTGCAATGAGTCATCAAATGAAAAATACTGCACTCTTAGCCAACAGTCACCAGTTCCTTACTCAACCAGTGTTAATTGTGTGTCTAACTTGTGCCCCCCGGATGAGAGTCCTAATCCTCAGAGTTGCAGCTGTGCCTACCCATTCCAGGGAGTGATGTACTTCAAAGTACCTTTGTTCCTAGATGTGTCGAACAAAGGGCTGTTCCAAGAACTGGAAAATGAGTTGCAGAAAATACTTGGTCTAGCACCTGGATCAGTATTCTTGCAAAATCCATTTTTAGACAGCGACTCTTATATGCACATACAGGTCAAAATTTTCCCATCCACTGGAATGTACTTCAGTAGGTCTCAGATCCAACAGATTGGGTTCAGCCTGAGCAATCATCCTTCAATATTGTTTGGTCCTTACTATTTCAATGCATCCACATACCCTTTCCAAGGTGATCACTCCACCTTTTGTAGCACATTTAAAACTCTTTCCTTTACTGACTCAATGAAATCATTTAGCCGTTGAAGGAAGATCCACAATGAGTGTTGGATTGAAAATTGGAATAGCAGCTTGTTGTGCACTTCTGGTTATTGGACTCCTTGTTGTAACTATCTATGCCTTGAGACACAGAAGACGTGGAGAAAGGACCATCGAACGAAGCAAGCCTTTTGGTAAGTCATAACTGTTGTTTCCTTCTATATCTTGTCCATGTTTAAACTTTCAACAAGTACAAGAGAATGCTAAAGTGCTTCATTGATTTGGACCtcagagggaaagaaaaattattAGCCAAAAACAGAAGAAAATATTTGCATTTTCGTTGTAATATTAAAACAAGGGCATCATGCAGATACAATCTATTTTACATTCGGAAATTTACAGGATCATGGACACGCAGCGGAGAAGAAAACAGTGACGCACCACAGTTGAAGGGAGTAAGATGGTTCTCTTATGAAGAACTTAGAAGATGCACCAATAACTTTTCAGTGTCTAATGAGATTGGTTCTGGAGGTTATGGCAAGGTCATTGTTCAGTATCCTATGTCAAACTTCTATGAGCAACAAACTCTAGAAATGACATTCTATTACTTGACTCCCTTCAGGTCTATAGAGGAATGCTTCCAGGAGGGCCAATAGTTGCAATCAAGAGGGCGCAGCAAGGATCAACACAAGGTGCACTTGAATTCAAGACAGAGATCGAGTTGCTATCAAGAGTTCATCACAAAAACCTTGTATCACTGGTGGGTTTCTGCTTTGATCAAGGGGAGCAGATGTTGGTATATGAATTCGTTCCCAACGGAACACTAAGAGAGAGCCTCTCTGGTAAGCTCGACACCTTGAATTTCATCCTGTCATACATGAGCCTTTCCTTAACTTGTAATTTCAGGAAAAAGTGGGATACTGCTAGACTGGAGGCGGCGGCTGCGAATTGCACTTGGTTCAGCTAGAGGATTGGCATATCTTCATGAACTAGCTGATCCTCCAATCATACACAGGGATGTTAAGTCAAGTAACATCCTGTTGGATGAAAACTTGAATGCAAAGGTCGCAGATTTTGGCCTTTCAAAGTTGATATCGGACGATGAAAAGGGCCATGTTTCCACTCAAGTAAAAGGAACAATGGTAGTATGAGAGTTTCTTTCATAATATGTGCATCACATTTTTCTAGTGCTTACATCGCATCATTATAGTGATAGCATATGATTGATCATGAAGAATTGCTTAAATGCAGATTATATAGGACCTATGTTATTTCTAAAAATTGATTTGTGTAGTAGTAGTGCATAAACTCAACAGCTTAATTAATGCTCTTCCTTTACAGGGATATCTTGATCCTGAATACTATATGACACAACAGTTGACAGACAAAAGTGATGTTTACAGCTTCGGAGTGGTGATGCTGGAGATGATCACTGCCAAGCAACCAATTGTGAAAGGAAAATACATCGTTCGTGAGGTGAAGATGGCGATAGATTCTAGCGATGAAGAATTCTATGGGCTAAAGGAATTAATGGATCCTGTAATTCAAATCGCAACTAATCTCATAGGATTCAGGAAGTACACAGAGTTGGCATTGAGATGCCTAGAAGAACTAGCTGCAGATCGTCCAACGATGAGTGATGTCGTGAAGGAAATTGAGATGCTGCTGCAATCTAATGATCTAAGCGCACACTCACAGTCATCTACCATTTCTGGCTCAAGGAAGGATCCGAGTGAGGGTGCCTTCGATTATAGTGGTGCCTACTCATTCTCTGCAAAACCTGAACCCAAGTGACAGAGCTTATGCCTTGCAGATTAGCAAATCTATACAAGGACAATACTAAGTTTTTGCTGGTAATCTGTGTGCTAAAATGTAATAGAACTGTACAACTGtaggaaaatataaaaaaaaaacgaaTTTCTTGATGCGAAGAGATTCATATTAAGAACTATCATTTCTTTCTCAAATTAACCTCAGTATGCCTTGAGGTCCAGTATTTCTCACTATAGCTAGCCAACTTCCCTAGCAATTAAGTATTAAAATTGTTTCTTTAAAATAGATTCGTTGTTGTCTCTCTGACAGTGCATAAAAGTTTAAAtagacaattttttttaaaaaaaaatatatataatggtTAAAATTTCCCTAGCAATTAAGCATAAATTGTTATATGAACTTATTTTTTGTAGGTCAAAGCTGTCGCACTAAAATTAAGAgaagatttttctctaatttcaaaTAATGGAAGGATTAATTTCAAGAAAAAGCTTGGCCACTGACATATAACAATTCAGTGACATATAGCCAATttctctaaattttttaaaacataaataaTTCTTGAAATGCATTTCGAATCCTttcattaattttgaaaatttattttaaattaagtaCACGGGCAATAATTTCATGATCTTCAATCTAATGTTCAAAACATTGGCCTTTTAACCCTTGAAATTTTtcgttaatatatatataattaaattcaaCGCTGGTAAAACTGCATTAATTTTCTTTTAGTCGGGAAAAAACACGAATTGTGGAAATCGATTGATAAGTCGATGAGGACAAGAGAGTCCACTAACTGAAGCTATAAACAATACCTAGTGGAATAAGAAGTGTATTAATTAATTAGAGAAAAATAGAAAGTGCTACTACTTTTGATTCAATATTAAAAATCGCATTGTGTATTAATAACATGTCCAAACTAATTAAGTGATTTACATCAATGGATCAAATACTTACATACATATGCATTGTTTCATAAGAGAATATGTAAGTTGCATCTATATATAAGTAAGAATATTAATGAATGGTTCCAATTtgtaatttttcttttaatttccaATAACACAAAACTCGAATCGGGCTCCACTGTTTCATATGTAACACATAAATTAGGTCCCTCAAATTGTTTTACTAAAACAACGCGATCACTAATATAAAATTATGGAGTTCTATAAAATAGAAGGGAAAtgcaatttttgaaaatgattgatattaaattttgttttttaaGTCAAAAAAATTAATTACTTGACTAAATGAACAATAAGCtaatcatattaaaaaaaattaaatttatttatgcaGTTAATTAGCGTTTTAACTCATTTAAACTATTTCACCAAAGAATTTTAAAGGATTATTTGATTATATGGTGTCGTGATTGGACATTCAGCTTATCATCCAAGTACTCACGGTTCGATCTTcaattataatatatttgtagagattttttttctaaatagaatgcgtaattaaaaaatattgaatttctagaCAGAGATCCTGTATACTCAATTAAATCCTTTTTTTGATAATTGAACTGACCTCTACAGTGTCATACTTAGTTATATAGAATAtggatcataaaaaaaaacaaaaataattgaAATATCAAAATAGGATATTAGTTCATTCTCTCATTTTTGATCATATGGGATGATGAATCTATTTCTTCACTTTTCACCAAGAAATAAGAATTCCTTTGAATCATATTGTAATGGGATTAGTTCATTCCCTTGACTAGTAATAAGTGAACATGGTTTATCATTCAAAGgattatttgattatattttaaaaaaattgaacatCTTGATTCTGGAAATATAAACTCCATATTAACTTCTGCCGTCATCCTAATTTGGTGAGTTTGGCAAAGCACAAAACAATATAACATAACATTTGTTGTCACAGTCAAGTTTCCTTATATGTCGTCCGTCAGCCGACCCTTCTGGATGCTATGTTTTATTAATTTCGACGGCAAATGGAAACCTACcgactctattttttttttttttttttgcttttttttttcctgCGCACCACCGAATGACCGAAGGAAAACTACTCGAAAAATCCCCTGTTTGCATGCGTTGGCCCTGGCAGCTAGgatgaatatttaattaatttcgtatataaattaattggattaattgaaaattaatttaatattatctaATCGAAGTAAAGTTTTGTTATAATCGGATtaaccaaattaaatttaaaataaattatatcgaTTAATACTGaattaatctaatttatttaaaaaaataatataaaatttatataaaattaatactaaattaatcgaattaatcAATTAACCGAATACTCATCCTGCTATGAAGTTAGTCATGCATGTCTTCAGCAATAGTTTTAATTACAGCACCAACTTCAACATTATATTTAGTctgattattaaataaataacctTGGCTCCATGTAATGGTGATTGATTCCTGTCCTGAAGCTGAATAAATGGCCATCGAGGAATAACGTTGAGGTAGCTCTTCGTCTACACTGATGCTCCCTCGCTCCTgtaaccacaagtcgttagtgtcaAGTCGGGAGGGGGTTCCTcgtgacggccctccgacgctcaagtcacatATTAGCAAGTGAAGAGAATCGAGGAAGCAAAGAAGTGAATGGTGGTGCCAAAAGATGTATGCGCGTACCTCCGCAGATGGCTACTTctctccttatatagagcttcaACGAGCTGACTACATGCTTCCCGGGCGGATGCGTATCCTCAAACTTTCCCCAAAAGCTAACATCGAGAAAGGATCCCTGACATCTTACCATAACGGGGCGAACGCATCTCTGCCAAGGCGGCGGAATCTTCTTCCGTACGATTTTCTGTTCATCCGCGCCGTCAGCCGGCGACAtcgactcccaaaaggatgttggcaCGTATCCCCTATCTTAGTTGTCGGTTGTTATTCTGATTGGACTTCCCTTGATCGATCCGGCCGGCCAACTCTTTGACCTCCTATGAGTATATCTAGACCGATCAGCGTGAGTGCCCTTGGTCTCGGGGCATTGTAGGCTCAGCCAACCCTCTTCTTCTTCCAGCCGATTGGGTTATAGGCTTGGCCCACCTTCTCTGAACTCTTCCGGCCGATCGGGTTGTGGGGAATTCGGCTCGGCTAGTCTCTTAGTTGACCCCCTCTTGACTTTGACGACCACCCAAGCGTTGAACTTCCTTGGAGGTGGGCTCTCCTAGGTTATCACCGGATCAACGACGATTCCGACTAAATATCATGAATAATCAACTCACCAATGAGCAAACGGATTGACATGTATGTTTTTCCGGAGATTGTCCATAAGAAAAGTGAAAGGATTTGAAAAGTATTTCAATGGAGAGCTAGAATGACATCGAataaagattttgataaactactccgacgctcaaattagaATTTACTTGAGATATGAAAtcagaggaggaaggaaaagaacgAGGGAGCTTAGTGCCAAAATCCTTTGAACACATTTACCTTCACTAGGGTTTATATAATTGTTAGAAAAACATCTTCATGTCAGACGTTGTATTCTTGTTCATCATTCTCGTATGAGCCAGCCACCACAAAAATATCCAACTTTAGCAACTGAATATTCGGTCTCTAATCAATTGCTAAATCCATTTAAGGACCGATTACCGACCGAAACAAAATACTA
It contains:
- the LOC122027643 gene encoding leucine-rich repeat receptor protein kinase HPCA1-like translates to MRTLIFILCALVASLQTGFGSTDSQDAAALRALMSEWQNPPPSWGTTDDPCETPWEGVSCKDSKVTSLELSAMEIMGRLSADIGTLSELTILVLSFNSELGGPLTPNIGNLMKLSTLILAGCSFTGSIPDELGSLQNLTYLDLNSNQFTGKIPSSMGKLSKLFWFDISFNQISGPLPVSNEREPGLDLLHNAKHFHFNKNKLSDSIPEKLFHLKMTLLHVLFDGNTLTGGIPDSICLVQSIEVLRLDRNLLNGTVPSNISNLTKINELNLANNKLTGLVPDLSGMNHLNYVDLSNNSFDPSETPAWFSELTSLTALVIQSGGLFGEVPETLFSFPQLRLVILDYNHFNGTLRLGTSVSQKLNLVSFKNNSLSRLRVTGNYNESLILLGNPVCNESSNEKYCTLSQQSPVPYSTSVNCVSNLCPPDESPNPQSCSCAYPFQGVMYFKVPLFLDVSNKGLFQELENELQKILGLAPGSVFLQNPFLDSDSYMHIQVKIFPSTGMYFSRSQIQQIGFSLSNHPSILFGPYYFNASTYPFQAVEGRSTMSVGLKIGIAACCALLVIGLLVVTIYALRHRRRGERTIERSKPFGSWTRSGEENSDAPQLKGVRWFSYEELRRCTNNFSVSNEIGSGGYGKVYRGMLPGGPIVAIKRAQQGSTQGALEFKTEIELLSRVHHKNLVSLVGFCFDQGEQMLVYEFVPNGTLRESLSGKSGILLDWRRRLRIALGSARGLAYLHELADPPIIHRDVKSSNILLDENLNAKVADFGLSKLISDDEKGHVSTQVKGTMGYLDPEYYMTQQLTDKSDVYSFGVVMLEMITAKQPIVKGKYIVREVKMAIDSSDEEFYGLKELMDPVIQIATNLIGFRKYTELALRCLEELAADRPTMSDVVKEIEMLLQSNDLSAHSQSSTISGSRKDPSEGAFDYSGAYSFSAKPEPK